Proteins encoded within one genomic window of Streptomyces profundus:
- a CDS encoding (Fe-S)-binding protein translates to MRVALFVTCVNDTLFPRTGQAVVTLLERLGVTVDFPEEQSCCGQAQFNTGYRRETEPLVRRFARAFHGYDHIVTPSGSCAAMVRDNYPRIGARASAEGRDRGLASVAASVVPRTYELTEFLVDVLGVTDVGAYYPHAVTYHPTCHGLRMLGLGERPRRLLSAVRGLDLVDLPGAEECCGFGGTFAMKNEAVSAAMGADKARHIEGTGAAAVCTVDNSCQMHIGGTLSRLGSSVRPVHLAEILASTEDEQW, encoded by the coding sequence ATGCGAGTCGCGCTCTTTGTCACCTGTGTCAACGACACGTTGTTCCCCCGGACCGGCCAGGCGGTGGTGACGCTGCTGGAGCGGCTCGGGGTGACGGTGGACTTCCCCGAGGAGCAGTCGTGTTGTGGGCAGGCGCAGTTCAACACCGGGTACCGCCGGGAGACGGAGCCGCTGGTGCGGCGTTTCGCGCGGGCGTTCCACGGCTACGACCACATCGTGACGCCCTCCGGTTCGTGTGCGGCGATGGTCAGGGACAACTATCCGAGGATCGGCGCGCGGGCGTCGGCGGAGGGGCGGGATCGGGGCCTCGCCTCGGTGGCGGCGTCGGTGGTGCCCAGGACCTACGAGCTGACGGAGTTCCTGGTCGATGTGCTGGGGGTGACAGATGTGGGCGCCTACTACCCCCATGCGGTGACCTACCACCCGACCTGTCACGGGCTGCGGATGCTGGGGTTGGGTGAGCGTCCACGTCGGCTGCTGTCGGCGGTGCGGGGCCTCGATCTGGTGGATCTGCCGGGCGCCGAGGAGTGTTGCGGTTTCGGGGGCACGTTCGCGATGAAGAACGAGGCGGTGTCGGCGGCGATGGGCGCGGACAAGGCGCGGCATATCGAGGGGACCGGGGCGGCGGCGGTGTGCACGGTGGACAACTCCTGCCAGATGCACATCGGCGGCACCCTCTCCCGGCTGGGTTCTTCGGTGCGCCCGGTGCACCTCGCGGAGATCCTCGCCAGCACGGAGGATGAGCAGTGGTGA
- a CDS encoding questin oxidase family protein, with translation MDETRRQDQVRNGTLDEGLARLHRTGPEFVGWLSNHGPMAVEALVRRGQGRRVHRWIDAYQRRLEERPAAQGRITAENWRARLGDARYLTDWSVFFRERLAERPWPEVLAEWWPRLLPGIAGGATHPVIRVGHAVRVLLTDGSTEPRVAELAEGLGYWAARHQPLPRGRTPLPTGAADPAAALRAVVPVADRSGGINHRLGQLAGLPAWERALPTDPTEARRGLAELVRAAAAYYAGHAHGEPVMLVHAVTAPNAVLRTLPALPPALWRESVGAAWAASAAVVASYAPPGGPATPPSGASLDAAEMFDRAAEHGDEHVIKLADTLWDLWEADPDDPLPGVAARRAVELVTPEG, from the coding sequence ATGGACGAGACGCGGAGGCAGGACCAGGTGCGGAACGGCACGTTGGACGAGGGCTTGGCGCGGCTGCACCGCACGGGCCCCGAGTTCGTCGGCTGGTTGAGCAACCACGGCCCGATGGCGGTGGAGGCGCTGGTGCGCCGGGGCCAGGGGCGGCGGGTCCACCGCTGGATCGACGCGTATCAGCGGCGGTTGGAGGAACGGCCGGCCGCCCAGGGGCGGATCACGGCGGAGAACTGGCGGGCACGGCTGGGCGACGCGCGGTATCTGACGGACTGGTCGGTGTTCTTCCGGGAACGGCTGGCCGAGCGGCCCTGGCCCGAGGTCCTGGCGGAGTGGTGGCCCCGGCTGCTGCCCGGCATCGCGGGCGGGGCGACGCATCCGGTGATCCGGGTGGGGCACGCGGTGCGGGTGCTGTTGACGGACGGTTCGACGGAGCCGAGGGTGGCCGAGCTGGCGGAGGGCCTCGGCTACTGGGCGGCGCGCCACCAGCCGCTGCCCCGGGGGCGCACGCCGCTGCCGACCGGTGCCGCCGACCCGGCGGCGGCGTTGCGCGCGGTGGTGCCGGTCGCCGACCGTTCGGGCGGGATCAACCACAGGTTGGGGCAGCTCGCGGGGCTGCCGGCGTGGGAGCGTGCCCTGCCGACGGATCCGACGGAGGCGCGGCGCGGGTTGGCGGAATTGGTGCGGGCCGCCGCCGCGTACTACGCGGGCCACGCCCACGGGGAGCCGGTGATGTTGGTGCACGCGGTGACGGCGCCCAACGCGGTGCTGCGGACGCTGCCCGCGCTGCCGCCGGCGCTGTGGCGGGAGAGCGTGGGGGCGGCCTGGGCGGCGAGCGCGGCGGTGGTCGCGAGCTACGCCCCGCCGGGCGGGCCGGCGACGCCGCCGTCCGGCGCGTCCCTCGACGCGGCGGAGATGTTCGATCGGGCCGCGGAGCACGGGGACGAGCATGTGATCAAGCTGGCCGACACCCTGTGGGATCTGTGGGAGGCCGATCCTGACGACCCGTTGCCCGGGGTGGCGGCCAGGCGCGCGGTGGAGCTGGTCACGCCCGAGGGTTGA
- a CDS encoding lactate utilization protein B: MSGTYLGMPAFPTAAASATRDGQLRANLTHATHTIRDKRARAVAELPDWALLREAGAAIKDRTLRHLDGYLERLEAAVTAAGGQVHWAEDAEAANRIVTDLVLATGEREVVKVKSMATQEIGLNAALERAGVRAYETDLAELIVQLGDDLPSHILVPAIHRNRTEIRDIFRERMAEWGRAAPEGLSDRPADLAEAARLHLRQKFLDAKVAVSGANFMVAETGTMVVVESEGNGRMCLTLPETLISVVGIEKVVPSWRDLEVFLQLLPRSSTAERMNPYTSMWTGTTDDDGPRAFHLVLLDNGRTDTLADTVGRQALRCIRCSACLNVCPVYERAGGHAYGSAYPGPIGAILTPQLRGVGSELDASLPYASSLCGACYEVCPVAIDIPEVLVHLRERVVEGGEVTRNGRRVRIRPARGHAAERAAMRAARWTLDHPGVLRAGQRLAGRMRGLQPRRLPGPGRAWTASRDLPPLPAEPFREWWRRTRGEQREAGR, translated from the coding sequence GTGAGTGGGACGTATCTGGGGATGCCGGCCTTCCCCACGGCGGCGGCCTCGGCGACGCGGGACGGGCAGCTGCGGGCGAATCTGACGCACGCCACGCACACGATCCGCGACAAGCGGGCGCGGGCGGTGGCGGAGCTGCCGGACTGGGCGCTGCTGCGGGAGGCCGGTGCGGCGATCAAGGATCGGACGCTGCGGCATCTGGACGGCTATCTGGAGCGGCTTGAGGCGGCGGTCACGGCGGCCGGCGGCCAGGTGCACTGGGCCGAGGACGCCGAGGCGGCCAACCGGATCGTCACGGATCTCGTGCTGGCGACCGGGGAGCGCGAGGTCGTCAAGGTGAAGTCGATGGCGACGCAGGAGATCGGGCTGAACGCCGCGTTGGAGCGCGCCGGGGTGCGCGCCTACGAGACGGATCTGGCCGAGCTGATCGTGCAGTTGGGGGACGATCTGCCCTCGCACATCCTGGTGCCGGCCATTCACCGCAACCGCACGGAGATCCGCGACATCTTCCGGGAGCGGATGGCGGAGTGGGGGCGGGCAGCGCCCGAGGGTCTCTCGGATCGGCCGGCGGATCTGGCGGAGGCCGCGCGGCTCCATCTGCGGCAGAAGTTCCTGGACGCGAAGGTGGCGGTCTCGGGGGCGAACTTCATGGTGGCCGAGACGGGCACGATGGTGGTGGTGGAGTCCGAGGGCAACGGCCGGATGTGCCTGACGCTGCCGGAGACGTTGATCTCGGTGGTGGGCATCGAGAAGGTGGTGCCGAGCTGGCGCGATCTGGAGGTGTTCCTCCAGCTGTTGCCGCGCTCGTCGACGGCCGAGCGGATGAATCCGTACACGTCGATGTGGACGGGTACGACGGACGACGACGGGCCGCGCGCCTTCCATCTGGTGCTGTTGGACAACGGTCGCACGGACACCCTGGCCGACACGGTGGGGCGGCAGGCGCTGCGCTGTATCCGCTGTTCGGCCTGTCTCAACGTGTGCCCGGTGTACGAGCGGGCCGGCGGGCACGCCTACGGCTCGGCCTACCCGGGGCCGATCGGCGCCATTCTGACGCCCCAACTGCGGGGGGTGGGCAGCGAGTTGGACGCGTCGTTGCCCTATGCCTCGTCGCTCTGCGGGGCGTGTTACGAGGTGTGTCCGGTGGCCATCGACATTCCGGAGGTGCTGGTGCATCTGCGGGAGCGGGTGGTGGAGGGCGGTGAGGTGACGCGGAACGGGCGGCGGGTGCGGATCAGGCCGGCGCGCGGACACGCGGCGGAGCGGGCGGCGATGCGGGCCGCGCGGTGGACGTTGGACCATCCGGGGGTGCTGCGCGCGGGGCAGCGGCTGGCGGGCCGGATGCGTGGCCTCCAGCCCCGGCGGCTGCCGGGTCCCGGGCGGGCGTGGACGGCGTCGAGGGATCTGCCTCCGCTGCCGGCCGAGCCGTTCCGGGAATGGTGGCGCAGGACGCGGGGCGAGCAGCGGGAGGCGGGCCGATGA
- a CDS encoding DUF2332 domain-containing protein: MPREQVARVFLQQARACGRLGSPLYAALLERAAGDIERGGPCADALLGHHTAHLDDALPLRLLGGAHALALTGRAPELAAHLPSAGGALTPGLPDAAWPALRAAIAQEPEWIARWLTRPPQTNEVGRANLLLAALLHIVPSAQLPVRIFELGSSGGLNLRADQFRYEAERFAWGPLDAPVRLTDAWAGGVPGWLRAGARRHQALRIVERRGCDLAPIDPLSTEGSLTLRAYVWPDQVARMERLEGAIRVAAKVPATVQSSGAAEFLSTVDVEPGTLTVVWHSVMRQYVSADEWAVVEGELARLAGAATPEAGFAHIAFEPGVRGGDAAFWLSVRVGTEPEQPLATAHPHGVPARWLGADG, encoded by the coding sequence ATGCCCCGTGAACAAGTTGCCCGGGTCTTCCTTCAGCAGGCCCGGGCCTGTGGTCGCCTCGGCTCGCCGCTGTACGCCGCGCTGCTGGAACGGGCCGCGGGGGACATCGAGAGGGGCGGGCCCTGCGCGGACGCGTTGCTGGGGCATCACACGGCGCACCTGGACGACGCGTTGCCGCTGCGGCTCCTCGGCGGGGCGCACGCGCTGGCGCTGACCGGGCGGGCCCCCGAGCTGGCCGCGCACCTCCCGAGCGCCGGCGGCGCCCTCACCCCTGGCCTTCCCGACGCGGCCTGGCCGGCGCTGCGCGCGGCCATCGCCCAGGAGCCGGAGTGGATCGCCCGGTGGCTGACACGCCCGCCGCAGACCAACGAGGTGGGCCGCGCCAACCTGTTGCTCGCGGCCCTTCTGCACATCGTGCCCAGTGCGCAGCTCCCGGTGCGGATCTTCGAGTTGGGGTCGAGCGGCGGTCTCAACCTCCGGGCGGACCAGTTCCGGTACGAGGCGGAGCGGTTCGCCTGGGGCCCGCTGGACGCGCCGGTGCGGCTCACGGACGCCTGGGCCGGCGGCGTACCAGGATGGTTGCGCGCCGGCGCGCGCCGCCACCAGGCCCTGCGGATCGTGGAGCGGCGCGGTTGCGACCTCGCCCCCATCGACCCGCTGTCCACCGAGGGCTCGCTCACCCTCCGGGCCTATGTCTGGCCCGACCAGGTCGCCCGCATGGAGCGTCTTGAGGGCGCGATCCGGGTCGCGGCCAAGGTGCCGGCCACGGTGCAGTCATCCGGCGCGGCCGAGTTCCTGTCCACGGTGGACGTCGAGCCCGGCACGTTGACCGTCGTCTGGCACTCGGTGATGCGCCAGTATGTCTCGGCGGACGAATGGGCCGTCGTGGAGGGCGAGTTGGCGCGGCTGGCCGGGGCGGCGACGCCCGAGGCCGGGTTCGCGCACATCGCCTTCGAACCCGGCGTCCGGGGCGGTGACGCGGCCTTCTGGCTGTCGGTGCGGGTGGGGACCGAGCCCGAGCAGCCGCTGGCGACCGCTCACCCGCACGGCGTACCGGCCCGATGGCTGGGCGCTGACGGATGA
- a CDS encoding MFS transporter, giving the protein MTSVRTTVTANALGRRGPALVVLCLVQFMLVLDDNVVSVALPSMREDLGFSAAGLSWVVNAYFLAFGGLLLLFGRMADLLGRRRVFLTGVALFGAASLVCGLAQEPWQLVAGRFVQGAGAAMASPAALALITLLFPGTEERAKAFGLWGGIAGLGGTMGLVISGALTGLASWRWIFLINLPVVLAAVVLLPRLVPESRAGRAVRLDVPGAVLGTGALVSLVYGLLRAGEAGWGDPAAVGTLVLAVLLAVAFVAAEARTAEPLVPLSFLSFRVRAVANGTTLLFSAAMYAMAFLLMVHLQTVLGYRPLTAGLAYLPYGAGILAGMWLSSRAVVRLGVRPALVMSFLTSAAGLLMLSGLAPGDGYASGVLPGMLVTSLGCGLSLPALTVAALTGTTEENAGLGSAVLSSVQQVGGAVGVAVLVALASRRGDALAAQGDPLHAATAGFSLALTVAAALLTLGAVLIGTLLGRKHRPEDALDQGLSNGSSGSSGTGEGLRR; this is encoded by the coding sequence ATGACGTCGGTACGCACCACAGTCACCGCCAACGCTCTGGGGCGCCGCGGGCCGGCCCTGGTAGTGCTGTGCCTCGTACAGTTCATGCTCGTCCTGGACGACAACGTGGTGAGCGTGGCGCTCCCCAGCATGAGGGAGGATCTCGGCTTCAGCGCCGCGGGCCTGTCCTGGGTCGTCAACGCCTACTTCCTCGCCTTCGGCGGGCTGTTGCTGTTGTTCGGCCGCATGGCTGACCTGCTGGGCCGCAGGCGTGTCTTCCTGACCGGCGTGGCGCTGTTCGGTGCGGCGAGCCTGGTCTGCGGGCTCGCGCAGGAGCCTTGGCAGCTCGTGGCAGGACGGTTCGTCCAGGGCGCGGGCGCGGCCATGGCCAGCCCGGCCGCGCTGGCACTGATCACGCTGCTGTTCCCCGGTACCGAGGAGCGCGCGAAGGCGTTTGGCCTCTGGGGAGGCATCGCGGGTCTCGGCGGCACGATGGGGCTGGTGATCTCCGGGGCGCTGACCGGCCTGGCGTCCTGGCGCTGGATCTTCCTGATCAACCTGCCGGTGGTCCTCGCGGCCGTTGTGCTGCTCCCGCGCCTGGTCCCCGAGAGCCGGGCCGGGCGCGCGGTGCGCCTCGACGTACCCGGCGCGGTACTCGGCACCGGTGCCCTGGTGTCCCTGGTCTACGGACTGCTCCGGGCCGGGGAGGCCGGCTGGGGCGACCCGGCCGCTGTCGGGACCCTGGTGCTGGCCGTGCTTCTGGCCGTCGCCTTCGTCGCGGCCGAGGCAAGGACCGCCGAGCCGCTGGTGCCGTTGTCGTTCCTGTCCTTCCGCGTCCGCGCCGTCGCCAATGGAACGACCCTGCTGTTCTCCGCCGCCATGTACGCGATGGCCTTCCTGCTGATGGTGCACCTGCAGACGGTGCTGGGCTACCGCCCGCTCACGGCCGGCCTCGCCTACCTGCCCTACGGTGCCGGCATCCTCGCGGGCATGTGGCTCTCCTCCCGAGCGGTGGTCAGGCTCGGCGTGCGCCCGGCCCTCGTCATGTCCTTCCTGACCAGCGCGGCCGGACTGCTGATGCTGTCCGGCTTGGCACCGGGTGACGGCTACGCCTCCGGAGTACTCCCCGGCATGCTCGTCACGAGCCTCGGGTGCGGACTGAGTCTGCCCGCCCTGACCGTCGCCGCGCTCACGGGCACCACCGAGGAGAACGCCGGACTCGGCTCGGCCGTCCTGAGCTCCGTTCAACAAGTCGGCGGCGCCGTGGGGGTGGCGGTGCTCGTCGCTCTGGCTTCGCGCCGCGGCGACGCCTTGGCGGCCCAGGGCGATCCCCTGCACGCCGCGACGGCGGGCTTCTCACTCGCCCTCACCGTCGCTGCCGCCCTCCTCACGCTCGGCGCTGTCCTCATAGGCACCCTGCTCGGGAGGAAGCACCGCCCGGAAGACGCGCTCGACCAGGGCCTGTCGAACGGATCCTCTGGATCTTCGGGGACCGGCGAGGGGCTCAGGCGGTGA
- a CDS encoding RNA-guided endonuclease InsQ/TnpB family protein translates to MQLRYSFRLYPSTGQRSALARAFGCARVVYNDALRARKTARSEGMPFPKTGDLSKSLITEAKNTPERAWLSDVSAVVLQQSLRDLDTAYRNFLDGLAGKRPRMGAPRYKSRKDTRHSVRFTANARWSITTGGKLRLPKIGDVKVKWSRTLPSVPSTVTVVKDSACGYFASFVVETGPQEVLPEVVPELGIDLGLGHFAVLSDGTKVDSPRFLRRAEKRLKKAQRNLSRKEKGSSNRNKARLKVARAHAKVADARREFHHQLSTKLIRENQAVAVEDLAVKGLARTRLAKSVHDAGWSAFVNMLEYKAARYGRTFVEIGRFEPTSQVCSRCGVKDGPKPLHVRVWTCGACGAVLDRDINAAVNVAKAAGLAVSACGARVRPGPVPAPRSEAGTHPTPQPLTAR, encoded by the coding sequence ATGCAGCTTCGGTACAGCTTCCGCCTGTACCCGAGCACCGGTCAGCGCAGCGCGTTAGCGAGGGCGTTCGGGTGCGCGCGGGTGGTCTACAACGACGCGCTCCGCGCTCGCAAGACCGCCCGCAGCGAAGGCATGCCGTTCCCGAAGACCGGTGACCTGTCGAAGTCGCTGATCACCGAGGCCAAGAACACCCCGGAACGGGCCTGGCTCAGCGACGTGTCGGCGGTCGTCCTCCAGCAGTCCCTCCGCGACCTGGACACCGCGTACCGGAACTTCCTCGACGGGCTGGCGGGCAAGCGCCCGCGCATGGGCGCACCCCGGTACAAGTCCCGCAAGGACACGCGACATTCGGTCCGGTTCACCGCGAACGCCCGCTGGTCGATCACGACCGGCGGGAAGCTGCGCCTGCCGAAGATCGGCGACGTCAAGGTGAAGTGGTCGCGGACGCTGCCCTCCGTGCCCTCGACGGTGACGGTGGTCAAGGACAGCGCGTGCGGGTACTTCGCGAGCTTCGTCGTGGAGACCGGTCCGCAGGAAGTCCTTCCCGAGGTCGTGCCCGAGCTGGGCATCGATCTCGGGCTCGGGCACTTCGCGGTCCTCTCCGACGGGACGAAGGTCGACAGCCCGCGCTTCCTGCGCCGGGCCGAAAAGCGCCTGAAGAAGGCACAGCGGAACCTCTCCCGCAAGGAGAAGGGCTCCAGCAACCGGAACAAGGCCCGGCTGAAGGTCGCCCGCGCTCACGCGAAGGTGGCCGACGCGCGCCGCGAGTTCCACCACCAGCTCTCCACGAAGCTGATCCGCGAGAACCAAGCGGTCGCCGTGGAGGACCTGGCGGTGAAGGGACTCGCCCGCACGCGCCTGGCCAAGTCCGTCCACGACGCCGGATGGTCGGCGTTCGTGAACATGCTGGAGTACAAGGCCGCACGGTACGGGCGCACCTTCGTGGAGATCGGCCGCTTCGAGCCCACATCTCAGGTGTGCTCGCGGTGCGGCGTGAAGGACGGTCCGAAGCCGCTGCACGTCCGTGTGTGGACGTGTGGGGCGTGCGGGGCTGTCCTGGACCGGGACATCAACGCGGCGGTCAACGTCGCCAAGGCGGCCGGACTGGCCGTGTCAGCCTGTGGAGCGCGGGTAAGACCGGGACCCGTCCCGGCACCGCGCAGCGAAGCAGGAACCCACCCGACACCACAGCCTCTGACGGCGCGGTAG
- a CDS encoding O-acetyl-ADP-ribose deacetylase: protein MAVITRVRGDITRQRVDAVVNAANSSLLGGGGVDGAIHRAGGPEILAACRELRAGHLGGGLPTGQAVATTAGRLPARWVIHTVGPVHSAADDRSALLTSCYRESLRVAEELGAATVALPAISTGVYRWPVEDAARIALAAARRAAVGGAFAELRFVLFDQRAYDLFDPAG from the coding sequence ATGGCGGTGATCACACGGGTACGCGGCGACATCACCAGGCAACGCGTGGACGCGGTGGTGAACGCCGCCAACTCGTCGCTGTTGGGCGGCGGCGGGGTGGACGGCGCGATCCACCGCGCCGGCGGGCCCGAGATCCTCGCCGCCTGTCGCGAACTGCGCGCCGGCCACCTCGGCGGTGGCCTGCCCACCGGCCAGGCGGTCGCCACCACCGCCGGCCGGCTGCCCGCCCGCTGGGTGATCCACACGGTGGGCCCCGTCCACTCCGCCGCCGATGACCGCTCGGCGCTGCTGACCTCCTGCTACCGCGAGTCGCTGCGCGTCGCCGAGGAGCTCGGCGCGGCCACCGTGGCGCTGCCGGCGATCTCCACCGGCGTCTACCGCTGGCCCGTCGAGGACGCCGCGCGGATCGCCCTTGCCGCCGCGCGCCGGGCCGCCGTCGGCGGCGCCTTCGCCGAGCTGCGCTTCGTGCTCTTCGACCAGCGCGCCTACGACCTCTTCGACCCCGCCGGCTGA
- a CDS encoding ThuA domain-containing protein: protein MSAQRIIVFSRTTGFRHDSIPDGVAAFHDLGAQAGFAVTATEDPDELAQALPGARAVVFLSTSGEILTDDSRAALRALLADGGGFVGVHGASTTEYDWPWFGSNVVGAVFDGHPALQPGVVVVEDRDHPATAHLPERWEFTDEWYNFTSNPRPRVRVLASADESSYEGGGMGADHPLAWCHTLAGGRSFYTALGHTSESFDDPAFRAHLLGGLRWATDQPA from the coding sequence ATGAGTGCTCAGCGGATCATCGTCTTCAGCCGAACCACCGGATTCCGTCACGACTCGATTCCGGACGGCGTCGCCGCCTTCCACGATCTGGGCGCCCAGGCGGGGTTCGCCGTCACCGCGACGGAGGACCCTGACGAGCTGGCCCAGGCCCTGCCAGGGGCCCGCGCCGTCGTCTTCCTCTCCACCAGCGGCGAGATCCTCACCGACGACTCCCGCGCCGCGCTGCGGGCCCTCCTCGCCGACGGCGGCGGCTTCGTCGGCGTGCACGGCGCGTCCACCACCGAGTACGACTGGCCCTGGTTCGGCAGCAACGTGGTCGGCGCCGTCTTCGACGGCCACCCCGCGCTTCAGCCCGGCGTCGTCGTCGTGGAGGACCGTGACCACCCCGCCACCGCGCACCTGCCCGAGCGCTGGGAGTTCACCGACGAGTGGTACAACTTCACCAGCAACCCGCGCCCCCGCGTCCGGGTGTTGGCCAGCGCCGACGAGAGCAGCTACGAGGGCGGCGGGATGGGCGCCGACCACCCCCTCGCGTGGTGCCACACCCTGGCGGGGGGCCGCTCCTTCTACACCGCGCTCGGCCACACCTCCGAGTCCTTCGACGACCCGGCCTTCCGCGCCCATCTGCTCGGCGGGCTGCGCTGGGCCACCGACCAGCCCGCTTAG
- a CDS encoding PPOX class F420-dependent oxidoreductase produces the protein MAHAMRSEEWRAFVTDGTRTGKLSTVTEDGHPHVAPVWFVLDGDEVVLTTGKRSVKGRNLARDGQVAFCVDQETPPFGFVLLRGRAELSEDPDELRTWATRIAARYMGADRAEEFGARNAVPGELLVRIRPERVVAEAELTA, from the coding sequence ATGGCACACGCGATGCGGTCAGAGGAATGGCGGGCGTTCGTCACCGACGGCACCCGCACCGGCAAGCTCTCCACCGTGACCGAGGACGGCCACCCGCATGTCGCCCCGGTGTGGTTCGTGCTGGACGGCGACGAGGTGGTCCTGACCACGGGCAAGCGTTCGGTCAAGGGGCGCAATCTGGCCAGGGACGGCCAGGTCGCCTTCTGTGTCGACCAGGAGACCCCGCCGTTCGGCTTCGTGCTGCTGCGCGGACGCGCCGAGTTGAGCGAGGACCCGGACGAGCTGCGCACCTGGGCCACCCGGATCGCCGCCCGCTACATGGGGGCCGACCGCGCCGAGGAGTTCGGGGCCCGCAACGCGGTGCCGGGCGAGCTGCTGGTGCGGATCAGGCCCGAACGGGTGGTCGCGGAGGCGGAGCTCACCGCCTGA
- the tnpA gene encoding IS200/IS605 family transposase — protein sequence MGIDENIRTGRHCVFRMHVHLVFVTKYRHSVFADRHLTRCEEIMRAVCEDFEAELVEFNGEANHVHLLVNFPPKVAVSRLVNSLKGVSSRRLRQEFPDLVRHYWRAQRLWSGSYFAGSAGGAPLSIVKQYIEQQNRPL from the coding sequence ATGGGTATCGATGAGAACATTCGAACAGGTCGTCACTGTGTCTTCCGCATGCATGTCCACTTGGTTTTCGTGACGAAGTACCGGCACTCCGTCTTCGCCGACCGACACCTGACGCGGTGTGAGGAGATCATGCGCGCCGTGTGCGAGGACTTCGAGGCCGAGCTGGTCGAGTTCAACGGCGAGGCCAACCACGTCCACCTCCTCGTGAACTTCCCGCCCAAGGTCGCCGTGTCCAGGCTGGTGAACTCCCTCAAAGGCGTGTCCTCGCGCCGCCTCCGCCAGGAGTTCCCCGACCTCGTGCGCCACTACTGGCGAGCACAACGACTCTGGTCCGGCTCGTACTTCGCCGGTTCCGCCGGCGGCGCACCACTCAGCATCGTGAAGCAGTACATCGAGCAGCAGAACCGGCCGCTCTGA
- a CDS encoding LutC/YkgG family protein: MSARDVVLGRVRRALADVPREETPEQVPVARSYLDSHAPADAVELLAENLADYRALVHRATAAELPGLIAGLLAAREARSVLVPVGLPESWLAAAGGVRRVPDEASATPHALDAVDSVVTGCAVAIAETGTLVLDAGPDQGRRRITLVPDHHICVVRVPEQVVESVPQGLRRLVPERPLTWISGPSATSDIELDRVEGVHGPRRLEVVLLAG; this comes from the coding sequence ATGAGCGCGCGTGACGTGGTGTTGGGGCGGGTGCGTCGGGCGCTGGCCGATGTGCCCCGCGAGGAGACGCCGGAGCAGGTGCCGGTGGCGCGTTCGTACTTGGACAGCCACGCTCCGGCGGACGCGGTGGAGCTGCTGGCGGAGAACCTGGCGGACTACCGGGCGTTGGTGCACCGGGCGACGGCGGCCGAGCTGCCGGGGCTGATCGCCGGGCTGTTGGCGGCGCGGGAGGCGCGTTCGGTGCTGGTGCCGGTGGGGCTGCCGGAGAGCTGGCTGGCCGCGGCCGGCGGGGTGCGGCGGGTGCCGGACGAGGCGTCGGCGACGCCGCACGCGCTGGACGCGGTGGACAGCGTGGTGACGGGCTGCGCGGTGGCCATCGCCGAGACGGGGACGCTGGTGCTGGACGCCGGCCCCGACCAGGGCCGACGGCGGATCACCCTGGTGCCCGACCACCACATCTGCGTGGTGCGGGTGCCGGAGCAGGTGGTGGAGTCGGTGCCGCAGGGGCTGCGGCGGCTGGTGCCCGAGCGGCCCCTGACCTGGATCTCCGGCCCGTCGGCGACCAGCGACATCGAGCTGGACCGGGTCGAGGGCGTGCACGGTCCGCGCCGCCTTGAGGTGGTGCTCCTCGCCGGGTAG